A region from the Flexistipes sp. genome encodes:
- a CDS encoding acyl-CoA dehydrogenase family protein, with translation MDFNLSEDHKILKDSVADFVKKELAPAAAEIDSMHEIPGSIVKQISELGFLGSYIPEDYGGAGLDYMSYILLIEEISKACASTGVLISAHTSLCCDPVLQFGSEEQKKKYLPVLCSGEKIGCIMLTEPEAGSDVANISTKYEDAGEHFVVNGNKIFITNGGFRGYGILFATMDKQLKHKGLSAFILDLKTDGVEILRNEEKMGIKGSYTTAVNLNNVKIPKENLLGSEGDGFKIAMETLNGGRIGIAAQALGIAEGAFEKAKNYAMERKQFGKPIGSFQAIQFKLADMITRIEAAKLITYKAAWLKDMKKTNAIESAMSKLYASEAASYVAAEAVQIHGGYGYITEYEVERMMRDAKITEIYEGTNEVQRITIAKMLMK, from the coding sequence ATGGATTTTAATCTGAGTGAAGATCATAAAATATTAAAAGACTCGGTGGCGGATTTCGTAAAAAAAGAGCTGGCGCCGGCAGCGGCTGAAATAGATTCAATGCATGAAATTCCCGGGAGCATTGTTAAACAGATTTCCGAGCTGGGATTTCTGGGTTCGTATATTCCGGAAGATTACGGCGGAGCTGGTCTGGATTATATGTCGTACATACTTCTCATTGAAGAAATTTCCAAAGCCTGTGCGTCCACCGGTGTTCTGATTTCAGCGCATACTTCTCTGTGCTGTGACCCCGTTTTACAGTTCGGCAGCGAAGAGCAGAAAAAGAAATATCTTCCCGTTTTGTGCTCAGGTGAAAAAATAGGCTGTATTATGCTGACGGAGCCGGAAGCCGGCAGTGATGTTGCGAATATTTCCACTAAATATGAAGACGCAGGGGAACACTTCGTTGTAAACGGAAATAAGATTTTCATCACAAACGGCGGCTTCAGAGGTTACGGCATTCTTTTTGCCACAATGGATAAGCAATTAAAACACAAAGGCTTATCGGCCTTTATTCTGGATCTGAAAACAGATGGTGTTGAGATTCTGCGTAATGAAGAAAAGATGGGTATCAAGGGCAGCTATACAACGGCTGTAAATCTGAATAATGTAAAAATACCGAAAGAAAATCTTCTCGGCAGCGAAGGTGACGGTTTTAAAATTGCAATGGAAACGTTGAACGGCGGGAGAATAGGTATAGCCGCCCAGGCGCTGGGAATAGCTGAAGGGGCATTTGAAAAGGCAAAAAATTACGCAATGGAAAGAAAGCAGTTCGGCAAACCTATAGGCTCTTTTCAGGCGATACAGTTCAAACTGGCTGACATGATAACAAGAATAGAGGCTGCAAAGCTTATCACTTATAAAGCAGCCTGGCTTAAGGATATGAAAAAAACAAATGCTATAGAATCGGCGATGTCAAAACTGTATGCTTCCGAAGCTGCAAGCTATGTTGCGGCTGAGGCGGTGCAGATACACGGCGGTTACGGTTATATAACGGAATATGAAGTGGAAAGGATGATGAGGGATGCAAAAATTACGGAGATTTATGAAGGAACAAATGAGGTGCAGCGTATCACAATAGCCAAAATGCTGATGAAATAG